From Triticum aestivum cultivar Chinese Spring chromosome 4A, IWGSC CS RefSeq v2.1, whole genome shotgun sequence, a single genomic window includes:
- the LOC123088082 gene encoding nucleophosmin, with amino-acid sequence MARGSAALVVAVALAAVLILVAPAAEAAGQKKPATAARREDVPYIRCQVCERIAREISAQVAAKQQALPPSKKVPEIEIIDIAENVCNLKKQEADWMLRIDIVEKGDRLELVDQDEEGHCNSECKTIERACQEVMGYADTDVAEFVYTNKPSVDQLIQFVCKDITKACAADPPPVPKDRIPGEPFAAKPSKDAEMEKIMRSMEGMPGAPNMKMYSRDDLMKNNFGVEGDEDDEDDDEDEDSLPKNLGNILKNKGPQKKDLKQQVVKQIKDTGKKLKGHVSKVSKAVKSWWKGKKKPAKSSKSEL; translated from the exons ATGGCGAGAGGAAGCGCTGCCCTGGTGGTCGCCGTGGCCCTGGCGGCCGTGCTTATCCTCGTCGCgcccgcggcggaggcggcggggcagaagaagccggcgacggcggcgaggcgggaggACGTGCCGTACATCCGGTGCCAGGTCTGCGAGCGGATCGCGCGGGAGATCTCCGCGCAGGTCGCCGCCAAGCAGCAGGCGCTGCCGCCCTCCAAGAAG GTGCCGGAGATCGAGATCATCGACATCGCGGAGAATGTGTGCAACCTGAAGAAGCAGGAGGCGGACTGGATGCTCCGGATCGACATCGTCGAGAAAGGCGACAGGCTCGAG CTTGTGGATCAAGATGAGGAAGGGCActgtaactcggaatgcaagaccATTGAGCGTGCATGCCAGGAG GTGATGGGTTATGCTGATACCGATGTTGCTGAGTTTGTCTACACAAATAAGCCTTCAGTTGATCAGCTGATACAGTTTGTCTGCAAAGATATTACCAAAGCATGTGCTGCCGATCCACCACCAGTTCCAAAA GATCGAATCCCCGGAGAACCCTTTGCTGCAAAGCCATCAAAAGACGCCGAAATGGAGAAAATAATGAGATCAATGGAG GGCATGCCGGGAGCCCCAAACATGAAGATGTACTCCAGAGACGATCTGATGAAGAATAACTTTGGCGTTGAAGGtgatgaggatgatgaagatgacgatgaagaCGAGGATAGCTTACCCAAGAACTTG GGAAACATTCTGAAAAACAAGGGTCCGCAAAAGAAAGACCTGAAACAACAGGTGGTGAAACAGATCAAGGATACCGGCAAGAAACTGAAAGGGCATGTGAGCAAGGTGTCCAAGGCGGTGAAGAGTTggtggaaggggaagaagaagcctGCAAAATCCAGCAAAAGCGAGCTATGA
- the LOC123088081 gene encoding probable glucuronosyltransferase Os03g0107900: protein MRGPPRHPQCTPAHQAGALLLVAVTFLLTRLLSAPPPHPPFPTPGPRLSAAADHLRVYVYAEDEVDGLRELLRGRDGAVSAATCLKGQWGTQVKIHQLLLRSRYRTLDKDEAHLFFVPSYVKCVRMTGGLTDKEINQTYVKVLGQMPYFRRSGGRDHIFVFPSGAGAHLFRSWATFLNRSIILTPEGDRTDKRGISAFNTWKDIIIPGNVDDSMVKPDARAVQPIPLTKRKYLANFLGRAQGKVGRLKLVELAKQYPDKLESPELKLSGPDKLGRVDYFKHLRNAKFCLAPRGESSWTLRFYESFFVECVPVLLSDEVELPFQNVIDYTEISIKWPSSKIGPELFQYLESIPEERIEEMIARGREVRCMWVYAVDTEPCSAMTAIMWELQRKVRRFHQSAETFWLHNRSIVNRELVEFRQWGTSVPLP from the exons ATGCGGGGCCCGCCGCGCCACCCCCAGTGCACGCCGGCCCACCAGGCGGgcgccctcctcctggtcgccgtcaCCTTCCTCCTCACCCGTCTCCTCTCCGCCCCTCCCCCTCACCCGCCCTTCCCCACCCCCGGCCCCCGGCTCTCCGCCGCGGCCGACCACCTCCGCGTCTACGTCTACGCCGAGGACGAGGTCGACGGCCTGCGCGAGCTGCTCCGCGGGCGCGACGGCGCCGTCTCCGCCGCCACCTGCCTCAAGGGCCAGTGGGGAACGCAG GTGAAGATCCACCAGCTTCTCCTCAGGTCAAGGTATAGAACACTGGACAAGGACGAAGCGCATCTCTTCTTTGTTCCCAGCTATGTCAAATGTGTTCGCATGACAGGAGGTCTCACCGACAAGGAAATCAATCAGACATATGTCAAG GTTCTGGGTCAGATGCCATATTTCCGCAGATCGGGTGGGCGTGACCACATTTTCGTCTTCCCAAG CGGTGCTGGAGCTCACCTGTTTCGCTCGTGGGCAACTTTTCTGAATCGATCCATCATCCTCACTCCAGAG GGTGACCGTACTGACAAGCGAGGTATAAGCGCATTTAATACATGGAAAGACATTATTATCCCGGGGAATGTGGATGATTCTATGGTGAAACCTGATGCTCGTGCTGTCCAACCAATTCCGTTGACGAAAAGGAAGTATTTAGCAAACTTTCTTGGTCGTGCCCAGGGAAAAGTAGGCCGTCTTAAATTGGTGGAACTGGCAAAGCAGTATCCTGACAAG CTGGAGTCTCCAGAACTGAAGTTGTCTGGGCCTGACAAATTGGGTAGGGTTGATTACTTCAAACACCTGAGGAATGCAAAGTTTTGCCTAGCTCCTCGTGGGGAGTCTTCGTGGACACTTCGCTTTTATGAATCTTTCTTTGTG GAATGTGTGCCAGTTCTTTTATCAGATGAGGTTGAGCTCCCTTTCCAGAATGTGATTGACTACACTGAGATATCGATAAAATGGCCATCGTCCAAGATCGGTCCTGAACTTTTCCAGTACCTTGAGTCGATACCAG AGGAAAGGATCGAGGAGATGATCGCCCGTGGACGCGAGGTGAGATGCATGTGGGTGTACGCCGTGGACACGGAGCCCTGCTCCGCGATGACTGCCATCATGTGGGAGCTGCAGAGGAAGGTGAGGCGGTTCCACCAGTCCGCAGAAACCTTCTGGCTTCACAACAGGTCGATCGTGAACAGAGAATTGGTGGAGTTCCGGCAGTGGGGAACATCTGTTCCATTACCATGA
- the LOC123084262 gene encoding uncharacterized protein: protein MNMQVARTRKMLSYDDARDYVTSLFIMLKKETVILFRIEFLVVLVTILFFAMFLMDFFRRIIHNSFMRAVFSAFDAASDSIVLYLLGAMQSAPFKNQLFPVWALVLVNFRYSADYVSGYGVPDRRGRRFTEWRNVFKLLGSVFLNWSRGSSFTGPLWSVWCLQIVRSAYRLISHNLAFRSVWHGRSSQLVAEHMRATYDDDNDDDDDTKPNSSPMKDYNYLVYGETKQGFKLKKPQYALSADTTARRRRPKRGGSTSSPRSEQESSPLVTLDKVWEYCPIDQPQNREKDLKKEGHKDLPLAFALSRLLRCRLEDVTLQGYRSIFTINRELVKSIIGGEVGASDALRIMELQLAFVHDYFNTRYPMVFWSGLRSLYITLCLSILTIGAVCWLAVDIRKVYKPPSGELANLVKGFNIDMIITWAFIVLMIAKELWEMATYLLSDWTSLIMVCEYVQRKCKGAKESVGARVNHIYSAKITDKRWHGFLDQYVFLQSYDDRPRLWNFVHNLTTGIIPKKDDGAKLSSAIKVPVVVKKAVLDKLSTMVEEKPGYEAYTAPPMSTQTAMPTSTSIVPCSHIAAATSILPTSSHIILVWHIATSLCEMRLAINHGVNLSNPGFPCSLLSWLTSCCSSKTYLMDLGEKKGGILSWFTNCCSSKSNEKLSDELRKSYTIANSLSRYCAYLLVSKPDLIPDSFLVPNIVFQITVENARDDILKNCDSLESRYLKLMSEAEKPIQDSEKEDASKQGAALGKVLLDLEPDKVEVHWKILAEVWTELLIHIAPTRNAQAHRKCLSGGEFISHIWALLWHYDIQKSSLWPNEVELGNNAPAEPGARNENNMDNTEQACALRSNIIQISTNVHDDSDEIKGTQEHETGNSRRGLGRTEGTESSEIEDWYLQIPAMDHQTKFAVQRIVISLHSDGLRFLELEAHNIPDLAKEVEIRISECREKKRKERCRMESMVSSLKKENQDIRSMSEVAISEKDAAENSLCVLKGDADQRRSSILQIAEKGLQKVGFGSIMEVISGESEDDLSSSSASAASNGRESKQEVDNLASIVGKTLKNMHYEINDLRSNCDRLQLLAAQQTQKIIKHESRIQDLKEQEILLLQSVEEFNVGVKEVEQGAARWREACALEVEAGKAAIKELNQEVTLLREELRRVKAALDAANSKIMLKEKLAASAMAEQAAADACLKLADSRYAGLQQRIEELTRQIDQEDTHARKDRESA from the exons ATGAACATGCAGGTGGCGCGAACCAGGAAAATGTTGAGCTACGATGATGCCCGTGATTATGTGACGTCCCTGTTCATCATGCTGAAGAAGGAAACAGTAATCTTGTTTCGCATCGAGTTCCTGGTGGTCCTCGTCACAATCCTCTTCTTCGCCATGTTCCTCATGGATTTCTTTCGCCGCATCATCCACAACTCGTTCATGAGGGCCGTCTTTAGCGCCTTCGACGCCGCCTCCGACTCCATTGTCTTGTACCTCCTGGGGGCCATGCAGTCGGCGCCTTTCAAGAACCAGCTGTTCCCAGTCTGGGCGCTTGTGCTCGTCAACTTCCGTTACAGCGCAGATTACGTCTCCGGCTATGGTGTTCCTGACCGCCGCGGGCGGAGGTTCACCGAGTGGAGGAACGTGTTCAAGCTCCTAGGATCGGTATTCTTGAACTGGTCCCGTGGATCCAGTTTCACGGGCCCACTCTGGTCCGTCTGGTGTCTGCAGATAGTGAGGAGCGCGTATAGGCTCATTTCACACAATCTGGCCTTCCGCTCCGTCTGGCATGGCAGGAGTTCGCAGCTTGTTGCAGAGCATATGCGTGCCACGTATGacgatgataatgatgatgatgatgatacta AACCCAATTCCAGCCCGATGAAAGACTACAACTACTTGGTGTATGGAGAAACAAAGCAGGGGTTCAAACTGAAGAAGCCTCAGTATGCATTGTCCGCCGACACTACTGCCCGCCGGCGCCGGCCAAAAAGAGGAGGTAGCACCAGCAGCCCGAGGTCCGAGCAGGAGTCGTCGCCACTGGTCACGCTGGACAAGGTCTGGGAGTACTGTCCTATTGACCAGCCACAGAACCGGGAGAAGGACCTCAAAAAGGAGGGCCATAAGGATCTCCCTCTGGCCTTCGCCTTGTCCAGGCTGCTGCGGTGCAGGTTAGAGGATGTGACGCTGCAAGGATACAGGAGTATCTTCACAATAAACCGAGAGCTGGTCAAGAGCATAATCGGCGGGGAGGTGGGCGCCAGCGATGCCCTCAGGATCATGGAGCTGCAGCTTGCGTTCGTCCACGACTACTTCAACACCCGCTACCCCATGGTGTTCTGGTCTGGCCTCCGGTCTCTCTACATCACTCTGTGCCTGTCCATACTGACCATCGGTGCTGTCTGCTGGCTTGCTGTGGACATCCGTAAGGTGTATAAGCCCCCCAGTGGCGAGCTTGCCAATCTGGTCAAGGGTTTTAATATCGACATGATCATTACATGGGCATTCATTGTACTGATGATTGCCAAGGAGCTCTGGGAGATGGCGACATACTTGCTCTCGGACTGGACAAGCTTAATCATGGTGTGTGAGTATGTGCAGAGGAAGTGCAAGGGGGCCAAAGAATCTGTAGGTGCAAGGGTGAATCACATCTATTCAG CTAAGATTACTGACAAGAGGTGGCATGGATTCCTTGACCAGTATGTCTTCCTGCAGTCGTATGATGACAGACCAAGGCTTTGGAATTTTGTTCACAACCTAACTACAGGAATAATTCCAAAGAAAGACGATGGGGCAAAGCTCAGCAGTGCCATCAAAGTTCCGGTCGTTGTCAAGAAGGCAGTCCTGGATAAGCTCAGCACAATGGTGGAGGAAAAACCAGGG TATGAGGCTTACACCGCACCGCCGATGAGCACTCAGACCGCCATGCCGACCAGCACTAGCATCGTCCCGTGCTCTCACATTGCTGCAGCCACAAGCATCCTACCAACAAGCTCTCACATCATTCTTGTGTGGCACATTGCGACTAGCCTCTGCGAGATGAGGCTTGCAATCAATCACGGCGTCAACTTGAGCAACCCTGGGTTCCCGTGTTCCCTCCTGTCTTGGCTGACTTCTTGCTGCTCATCCAAAACGTATCTTATGGATTTGGGTGAGAAGAAAGGTGGCATCTTGTCCTGGTTCACAAACTGTTGCTCATCCAAGTCGAATGAGAAGTTGTCTGATGAGCTCCGGAAATCATACACCATTGCGAATAGCTTGTCGCGGTACTGCGCATATCTGCTGGTTTCAAAACCTGACCTGATCCCTGATAGCTTTCTTGTTCCCAATATAGTGTTCCAAATAACCGTCGAGAATGCTCGGGATGATATTCTGAAAAACTGTGATTCATTAGAGAGCAGGTACTTGAAATTGATGAGCGAAGCAGAGAAACCTATTCAAGACTCTGAAAAAGAGGATGCATCGAAACAAGGTGCGGCGCTGGGCAAGGTACTACTCGATCTTGAACCTGACAAAGTTGAAGTTCACTGGAAGATCCTGGCAGAGGTATGGACTGAGTTACTTATACACATTGCGCCCACGAGGAACGCACAGGCACACAGGAAGTGTCTTTCTGGAGGGGAGTTCATAAGCCACATCTGGGCATTGCTTTGGCACTATGACATCCAGAAAAGTAGCTTGTGGCCTAATGAAGTTGAGCTAGGAAACAATGCTCCTGCAGAGCCTGGTGCCCGAAATGAAAACAATATGGACAATACAGAGCAAGCATGTGCACTCAGAAGTAACATCATCCAGATTAGCACTAATGTTCATGATGATTCGGATGAGATCAAGGGGACCCAAGAGCATGAGACAGGAAACTCGAGGAGAGGACTAGGAAGAACGGAGGGAACAGAGAGTTCAGAAATTGAGGATTG GTATCTGCAGATACCAGCCATGGATCATCAAACCAAGTTTGCCGTGCAGAGGATTGTTATCTCGCTCCATTCG GATGGACTGAGGTTCCTGGAATTGGAGGCTCATAACATTCCTgatctggccaaggaggtggagatCAGGATCTCAGAATGcagggagaagaaaaggaaggagagatGCAGGATGGAGAGTATGGTATCAAGCTTAAAAAAGGAGAACCAGGATATCAGGAGTATGTCGGAGGTTGCCATAAGTGAGAAGGATGCAGCGGAGAATAGCCTTTGTGTGTTGAAGGGCGATGCCGATCAGAGAAGAAGTTCAATCCTGCAGATTGCTGAGAAGGGATTGCAGAAGGTTGGCTTTGGCTCCATCATGGAGGTGATAAGTGGAGAATCAGAAGATGACTTGAGCAGCTCCAGTGCCAGTGCAGCATCTAATGGAAGAGAAAGTAAACAGGAGGTTGACAATCTC GCTTCAATAGTTGGTAAGACACTGAAAAACATGCACTATGAGATCAATGACCTCAG GTCAAATTGTGATCGTTTGCAACTCCTCGCTGCTCAACAGACTCAGAAGATAATCAAACATGAGTCACGGATACAGGATCTGAAAGAACAAGAAATTTTACTACTTCAAAGT GTGGAAGAGTTCAATGTCGGGGTAAAAGAAGTAGAGCAGGGAGCTGCACGGTGGAGAGAGGCATGTGCGTTGGAGGTAGAAGCTGGAAAAGCTGCCATTAAAGAACTAAACCAGGAG GTGACCTTGCTCAGAGAAGAACTGCGAAGAGTAAAAGCAGCCTTGGATGCTGCAAACAGCAAGATAATGCTAAAAGAGAAACTAGCTGCCAGTGCAATGGCAGAACAAGCTGCTGCAGATGCATGCCTTAAGCTTGCTGATAGTAGATATGCTGGGTTACAACAGAGAATAGAAGAGTTGACAAGGCAGATAGATCAAGAAGACACCCATGCAAGAAAAGATCGGGAGAGTGCTTGA
- the LOC123088084 gene encoding uncharacterized protein: MATEQPSEKKKPPPEKKAPLPKVVTLNKALKLAQTWVDGMSALEPDELNDKDFEGRPSGLGLGAKVAPNAKRAAPTDPVERRLLGKVNAQKRKSAEEEKTNAQEVNEASDDDSGEPQGRTSACSKKRHLPSVTSMPLGKKAK; the protein is encoded by the exons ATGGCGACCGAGCAGCCGTCGGAGAAGAAGAAGccgccgccggagaagaaggccccgCTCCCCAAGGTGGTCACGCTCAACAAGGCGCTCAAGCTG GCCCAGACATGGGTGGACGGAATGAGTGCGCTGGAGCCGGATGAACTGAATGATAAAGATTTTGAGGGTCGGCCTTCAGG GCTTGGCCTTGGAGCTAAAGTGGCGCCGAATGCGAAGCGGGCAGCTCCCACTGATCCGGTGGAGAGGAGGTTGCTCGGAAAGGTGAATGCGCAGAAGAGGAAGTCTGCcgaggaggagaaaacaaatgctCAGGAGGTGAATGAGGCAAGCGATGATGATAGCGGTGAGCCTCAAGGTAGAACCAGTGCTTGTAGCAAGAAGAGACACTTGCCTTCTGTTACTTCAATGCCATTAGGGAAGAAGGCCAAGTGA